In bacterium, the genomic stretch ATTGTCAAAGTGTGGCTAAAAACAGAATTTGGCGGAGGGCGGCATCAGGCAAGAATCGATAAAATTACTACTATTGAGAAGAAGTATTTTAAATGATTGGCAAGTTTAGCTTGTTAATTTAATTTCCGTGATCGGAACAACCTCAACAATTTCCAGCCCGTAGCCATCGAGCCCGATATATTTTTTTGAATTGTTTGTCATCAACCTGATCTTTTTTATTCCCAGATCAACCAGAATTTGCGAGCCCACGCCCAACGAACGCCAGTCTTTGTCGGTATCCTGCGTATGGTGACTATCAAGCGATGATTTACCTTCATCGGCATAAAGACCTAATCCTCGGCTGTCGTGTCCTCTTAAATAAATAAACGCGCCACACCCCGCTTTTTCAATTTGCTCAAGGCAACGGTGAATCGGTACCATCGACGGAAAGATCGATGATCCAAAAACGTCAGACATCAGGCTTTGCGAATGAACACGCACCAAAACCGGCTGGCCGGATCGGACATTGCCTTTGGTAATAGCTAGATGTTGATCATGATTCAATATGTTTTCATACACCGTCACATTGAATGCACCGAACATACTTGGCAGATCAATATCGTTGGCCACGGCACGGACAAATTTCTCTTTACGCAAACGATAATTAATGAGATCCTTGATCGTTATAATTTTCAGATCAAATTGTTTGGCTATTTCGATGAGTCGTGGAACACGCGCCATTGTTCCGTCCTCGTCCATGATCTCACACAGAACGCCTGCGGGGTAAAGCCCCGACAGCCGCGCCAGATCGACCGTAGCTTCCGTATGTCCTGAACGTTCCAATACTCCGC encodes the following:
- the ribB gene encoding 3,4-dihydroxy-2-butanone-4-phosphate synthase, which gives rise to MFHSIDEAIIDYKNGKPLIVVDDEDRENEGDFIMPAEKVTPESINFMAKHGRGLICLAITQQRADELELNIMVDRNTALHATPFTVTIDAKRGTTTGISAADRSTTIHTVIDPKCKPDDLARPGHIFPLVARDGGVLERSGHTEATVDLARLSGLYPAGVLCEIMDEDGTMARVPRLIEIAKQFDLKIITIKDLINYRLRKEKFVRAVANDIDLPSMFGAFNVTVYENILNHDQHLAITKGNVRSGQPVLVRVHSQSLMSDVFGSSIFPSMVPIHRCLEQIEKAGCGAFIYLRGHDSRGLGLYADEGKSSLDSHHTQDTDKDWRSLGVGSQILVDLGIKKIRLMTNNSKKYIGLDGYGLEIVEVVPITEIKLTS